A genomic segment from Comamonas terrigena NBRC 13299 encodes:
- a CDS encoding 2-hydroxychromene-2-carboxylate isomerase, with protein MRDITFYLDFVSPYAWLAFAQLPAQLEGISCHVRYRPVLLGALLKQHANPGPAGIPPKRAWTYRHAEWLGHAQGTTLQMPQRHPFNPLPLLRLALECSEDGCINRFTADALFRHVWEGGGDALGAERIAALRERLAAQLRTDAQAAERAKGLLRTNTEEAAAAGVFGVPTVSVDGHTFFGVDGLPMLRDYLQGGDWFTQGRWEAAASVEQGLQA; from the coding sequence ATGCGCGATATCACGTTCTATCTGGATTTTGTGTCGCCCTATGCCTGGCTGGCGTTCGCCCAGTTGCCTGCGCAGCTGGAGGGCATCAGCTGCCATGTGCGCTACCGCCCGGTGCTGCTGGGCGCCTTGTTGAAGCAGCACGCCAACCCCGGGCCTGCCGGTATTCCTCCGAAGCGGGCATGGACCTACCGCCATGCCGAGTGGCTGGGCCATGCGCAAGGCACGACGCTGCAGATGCCGCAGCGCCACCCTTTCAACCCGCTGCCCCTGCTGCGTCTGGCGCTGGAGTGCAGCGAGGACGGCTGCATCAACCGCTTCACGGCGGACGCGTTGTTCCGCCATGTGTGGGAAGGCGGGGGCGACGCGCTGGGGGCGGAGCGCATCGCCGCCTTGCGTGAGCGTCTGGCGGCGCAGCTGCGCACCGATGCGCAGGCCGCAGAGCGCGCCAAGGGCTTGCTGCGCACCAATACCGAGGAGGCCGCAGCCGCGGGCGTGTTCGGCGTTCCCACAGTGAGCGTGGACGGCCACACCTTCTTCGGGGTGGATGGCCTGCCCATGCTGCGGGACTATCTGCAGGGCGGAGACTGGTTCACCCAAGGCCGCTGGGAGGCGGCTGCAAGCGTGGAGCAAGGCTTGCAGGCTTGA